A portion of the uncultured Draconibacterium sp. genome contains these proteins:
- a CDS encoding DoxX family protein has translation MDILKSILGINQGAATIDAALLVLRVAIGVLMLRHGIPKIKKLLSPEPIHFFKTFGLSERHSLMAAAFVEVFFSLCLILGLGTQLAVLPLLFTMLIAAFYTLKSQPFDTKEIPVLFLLIYITLFLAGSGKFSLDYLLFGIR, from the coding sequence ATGGATATCTTAAAAAGTATATTAGGAATTAACCAGGGTGCTGCAACTATTGATGCAGCACTCCTGGTTTTGAGAGTAGCAATCGGAGTGCTTATGCTCCGACATGGTATTCCAAAAATTAAAAAGTTACTATCGCCTGAGCCGATACATTTCTTTAAAACTTTCGGATTAAGCGAAAGACACTCGTTAATGGCCGCAGCATTTGTGGAAGTCTTTTTTTCTCTTTGTTTGATTCTGGGACTGGGAACACAGCTTGCGGTGCTGCCTTTACTGTTTACCATGCTGATCGCTGCATTTTACACCTTAAAATCGCAGCCTTTCGACACAAAAGAAATCCCCGTTTTGTTTCTGCTCATCTACATTACCTTATTTCTTGCAGGAAGCGGAAAATTCTCGTTGGATTACCTACTGTTCGGAATTCGATAA
- a CDS encoding GNAT family N-acetyltransferase has translation MKKILETDRLILRELNSGDAEDFYRLNINPNVIKYTGNSAFQSVEEAKEFLENYKDYKLNGYGRWAVITKEKNEFIGWCGLKFGEMENETDIGFRFFEEVWNKGYATESAKACLNYGFEKLKLKRIIGRAMKENMGSIRVLEKIGLEYEQDTDFDGKSAVIYKIEKNRHSKL, from the coding sequence ATGAAGAAAATTTTAGAAACAGACCGACTTATATTACGGGAATTAAACAGTGGTGACGCTGAAGATTTTTACCGGTTAAACATCAATCCGAACGTTATAAAATACACCGGGAATTCGGCCTTTCAATCGGTTGAAGAAGCCAAAGAATTTCTTGAAAATTACAAGGATTACAAACTGAACGGCTATGGAAGATGGGCTGTTATTACGAAAGAAAAGAATGAATTTATTGGTTGGTGCGGACTAAAATTCGGCGAAATGGAGAATGAAACTGATATTGGATTTCGATTTTTTGAAGAGGTCTGGAACAAAGGTTATGCAACCGAAAGTGCTAAAGCCTGCTTAAATTATGGTTTTGAAAAACTTAAGCTGAAACGAATAATTGGAAGAGCAATGAAAGAAAATATGGGGTCGATCCGGGTTTTGGAAAAAATCGGACTGGAATATGAACAGGACACTGATTTTGACGGAAAAAGTGCTGTGATCTATAAAATCGAAAAAAATCGCCACAGCAAACTATAA
- a CDS encoding YceI family protein has protein sequence MKKLGLLFSIVAVLTLSAFTAGTPSVWTNDAAHSQLFFTVTHLGINDVSGTFDDFTVSVESAKPDFSDAVFNLTAKTSSINTRVEARNNHLKSADFFDVEKYPELSFTSTGIKPAGENKYKLTGDLTIHGVTKTVTVDLWYRGQTTNPMSSKLTTSFQIDGTIKRSDFEVGGKFPEAIVSDEVRIVANGEFVQADEQ, from the coding sequence ATGAAAAAATTAGGTTTATTATTCTCGATAGTGGCTGTATTAACTTTATCAGCCTTTACAGCCGGAACTCCATCGGTTTGGACAAACGACGCAGCACACTCACAACTGTTTTTTACAGTAACGCACTTAGGCATTAACGATGTAAGCGGAACATTCGATGACTTTACGGTTAGTGTTGAATCAGCAAAACCGGATTTTAGCGACGCCGTGTTTAACCTTACCGCTAAAACCAGCTCGATCAATACCCGGGTGGAAGCCAGGAACAACCACCTGAAAAGCGCCGACTTTTTTGATGTGGAGAAATACCCGGAGCTGTCGTTTACAAGTACAGGAATTAAACCTGCAGGCGAAAATAAATACAAACTTACCGGTGATCTTACCATTCACGGCGTTACAAAAACAGTTACTGTTGATTTGTGGTACCGCGGACAAACCACAAACCCGATGTCGTCGAAACTTACCACCTCGTTTCAAATTGACGGCACCATTAAACGTTCGGATTTTGAAGTTGGCGGAAAATTTCCGGAAGCGATTGTTAGCGACGAAGTAAGAATTGTTGCAAACGGAGAGTTTGTACAAGCCGACGAACAATAA
- a CDS encoding ATP-binding cassette domain-containing protein translates to MHKHVALNGDDLTMDSAFIKKLLKGESSEHFPGLRAKRGVLFSNTTLAQFIEDEFRHDNFELTKSYGRSIRTLSSGEQKKALLEFLMEKKPGFIILDNPFDALDVASVKQLKAQLETIANKMAVIQVFKRKSDLLPFIKHAMRVDNGEVVFDDGIKQYLEKYEPETEHHFSLEIPGPLHHDQMSYKELIKLNGVSVHYHERQILNSINWTIKAGEFWQLKGPNGSGKTTILTMINGDNPKAFGQNIELFGRRKGTGESVWEIKKRIGYFTPSMMELFKRRHTAEQMVISGFHDSIGLYHRPSEIQKHVANEWLKVLGLADKGSRAFVDLSQVHRRMVLIARAMVKHPPLLILDEPSTGLDDKSAALLSALINKIADESQTAILYVSHRTEPDLKPQYVFQLKPGENGSVGEVVS, encoded by the coding sequence ATGCATAAACATGTGGCGTTAAACGGCGATGACCTAACAATGGATTCGGCCTTTATCAAAAAACTTTTGAAAGGAGAGAGCTCAGAGCATTTCCCAGGATTGAGGGCGAAAAGGGGGGTGCTGTTTTCGAATACAACACTGGCGCAGTTTATAGAAGATGAATTCAGACACGATAATTTTGAGTTGACGAAAAGTTACGGACGAAGCATACGCACTTTATCCAGTGGAGAGCAAAAAAAGGCGCTGCTGGAATTTTTAATGGAAAAAAAGCCCGGTTTTATTATTCTGGATAATCCCTTTGATGCATTGGATGTGGCTTCGGTAAAGCAGCTAAAAGCACAACTGGAAACCATTGCCAACAAAATGGCCGTGATACAGGTATTCAAACGAAAGAGTGACCTGTTACCGTTTATTAAGCATGCCATGCGTGTTGATAATGGAGAAGTGGTTTTTGATGATGGAATAAAACAATACCTCGAAAAGTATGAGCCGGAAACGGAACACCATTTTTCGCTTGAAATACCCGGACCACTGCACCACGACCAAATGAGTTATAAAGAGTTGATAAAACTTAACGGCGTTTCGGTGCATTACCATGAAAGGCAAATTCTCAATTCGATTAACTGGACGATTAAAGCCGGTGAGTTTTGGCAACTGAAAGGCCCCAACGGATCGGGGAAAACTACTATTCTAACCATGATAAACGGTGATAATCCCAAAGCTTTTGGGCAGAACATCGAACTGTTTGGCCGAAGAAAAGGAACCGGCGAAAGTGTTTGGGAGATAAAAAAGCGAATCGGGTATTTTACCCCGTCGATGATGGAGCTGTTTAAACGACGACATACCGCGGAGCAAATGGTGATATCGGGTTTTCACGATTCCATCGGCTTGTATCACCGACCCAGCGAAATACAAAAACATGTGGCCAACGAGTGGCTAAAGGTGCTGGGGCTTGCCGATAAAGGTAGCCGGGCTTTCGTCGATCTTTCGCAGGTGCACCGCCGCATGGTGCTGATTGCCCGTGCCATGGTAAAACACCCGCCGCTACTGATTCTCGACGAGCCGTCAACCGGCCTGGATGATAAAAGTGCAGCGCTGCTTTCGGCACTCATCAATAAAATCGCGGACGAGAGCCAAACGGCTATTCTTTATGTTTCGCACCGTACGGAGCCGGATTTAAAACCACAGTATGTATTTCAGCTGAAACCCGGAGAGAACGGATCAGTAGGCGAGGTGGTGAGTTAA
- a CDS encoding serine hydrolase domain-containing protein — MKRIQSRYIAPLLLALIFCSCQSFNQNIEITASGNSFTPQVDSLVISKMNHYNIPGLAIGLVAGDTILYTKGFGVKCISDSHPVTEETIFHTASVSKLFTAQAILLLVEKGELSLDDKLLTIVPKLKYKDKNVEKITIESLLNHTSGLPDVHNYHWEYNNQSEKSLEDYVLGLNLKLKWEPATKYHYSNLGYNILGYVIERITNTSFDTYLKENILNKSGMTSSDFRYFKIADSLKVSPHSRYRITGKVYERQTYPYTREQAPGSTLNSSATDLSKWMISFLQLLESNDAENVYAKMIEPGFDPYPYIGHGFQLSTIDSKAAIGHYGGDKGFRSYLLMIPEEKIGLVLLANCDYEEDFRQEILHPIARSMFANF, encoded by the coding sequence ATGAAACGCATCCAATCCAGATATATAGCACCACTTTTATTGGCTTTGATATTTTGTTCTTGCCAAAGCTTTAATCAAAATATCGAAATCACGGCATCGGGAAACAGCTTTACTCCACAAGTAGATTCTCTGGTTATTTCCAAAATGAATCACTACAATATTCCCGGACTCGCTATTGGTCTGGTAGCCGGCGACACAATATTGTATACCAAAGGATTTGGTGTAAAATGTATCAGCGATTCACATCCGGTTACGGAAGAAACAATTTTTCATACTGCTTCAGTTAGCAAATTATTTACTGCTCAGGCTATCCTGCTGCTTGTTGAAAAAGGAGAATTATCGTTGGATGATAAACTTCTAACTATTGTCCCGAAGTTAAAGTATAAAGACAAAAATGTTGAAAAAATAACCATTGAAAGTCTGTTAAATCACACATCGGGATTGCCTGATGTTCACAACTACCATTGGGAGTATAATAATCAATCAGAAAAGAGTCTTGAAGATTACGTTTTAGGTCTTAACCTAAAACTGAAATGGGAGCCGGCAACCAAATATCACTATAGCAATTTAGGATACAACATTTTAGGTTATGTCATCGAACGAATAACAAACACTTCTTTTGACACTTATCTGAAAGAAAATATTCTTAATAAAAGTGGCATGACCAGCAGTGATTTCAGGTATTTTAAAATCGCTGATTCACTCAAAGTATCGCCCCACTCAAGATATCGAATCACCGGAAAAGTATACGAACGGCAAACTTATCCCTATACCAGAGAACAAGCACCGGGCAGCACGCTTAATTCATCAGCAACAGATTTAAGTAAATGGATGATTTCATTTCTTCAGTTGCTTGAAAGCAATGATGCTGAAAATGTTTACGCAAAAATGATCGAACCTGGTTTCGATCCGTACCCATACATTGGCCATGGCTTTCAATTAAGTACGATCGATTCAAAAGCAGCGATCGGGCATTACGGGGGCGACAAAGGATTTAGAAGTTATTTACTAATGATTCCTGAAGAAAAAATTGGACTGGTGCTTTTAGCCAATTGTGATTACGAGGAAGATTTTAGACAAGAGATACTGCATCCGATAGCCAGATCAATGTTTGCAAATTTCTGA
- a CDS encoding ATP-binding protein, translating to MSAAEGTNGEKGVGLGLSLCKEFVTSQNGEIWVESEPGKGSTFFFTIKGKQ from the coding sequence ATAAGTGCAGCTGAAGGCACAAACGGCGAGAAAGGTGTAGGCCTCGGATTGTCGTTGTGTAAAGAGTTTGTAACCAGCCAAAACGGTGAGATATGGGTTGAAAGTGAACCAGGTAAAGGCAGTACGTTCTTTTTTACGATTAAGGGAAAACAGTAA
- a CDS encoding helix-turn-helix domain-containing protein: MLKTKALSILLSFLVLFVIHKIGYSETRVFYLQSVPSTTDELNQLLDSLSYRLLNNNKTGQNDMDLLIANKASYFDTGNTISEAAYYCKLAVIHQMADKHETAYIYLDSALHTMPASRSRHSHLKILEFGVRLADKNRDYNSQIKLLKQMHSSGVLSENPIKLADVFLDIADYSWNMHAYDQSMEYCNKALPLVQDEEYWEGKIRALLLMYHNAHFSTNDTTWSLYLDEALKLAEQLNDSTQLSSVYYTIGYSHYRENDQERAIEYYKKARSFEKEKGGPSDLAIAIMQELSYSLADSVEGVNKTSSYIIRNGLQNNLYNVLGNAYRGRAWYFAKTGKKDSATHYLNKAFEHRQSLEEKKNASPGFYYALYEVAMLIPDYKLALKFLNLSEAQIRQISMENNARELGAARADLDYQLQLERIERLSVENTLEHEKTKKQQIAMFSILAVSMLAFAFLLFIRQNHKKLNSSYRELVKKNQQLDKMYNQLQQAESASKTNGNNHSNGKSIKDEDSLYKNLKILFEEEKIYRDPNLSIRLLADKLETNTTYLSLVINQRFEESFKSILNKYRVNEARLILETKQYANLTIEGIAEKVGYHSRSTFYSAFKEITGLTPTQYLNNLEN; the protein is encoded by the coding sequence ATGCTCAAAACCAAAGCCCTTTCAATACTGTTATCATTTCTGGTTTTATTCGTAATCCATAAAATAGGATACTCAGAAACACGTGTTTTCTATCTGCAATCCGTTCCATCAACTACTGATGAATTAAATCAATTGCTTGACTCGCTATCTTACCGTTTGTTGAATAATAACAAAACGGGACAGAATGATATGGACTTGTTAATTGCTAACAAAGCAAGTTATTTTGATACCGGCAATACTATTTCAGAAGCTGCTTATTATTGCAAGCTGGCCGTAATTCATCAAATGGCAGACAAACATGAAACGGCATACATCTATCTCGATTCTGCTTTACACACAATGCCTGCTTCCCGCTCACGACACTCACATTTAAAAATACTTGAATTTGGAGTACGACTAGCTGATAAAAATCGTGATTATAACAGCCAGATTAAACTTTTAAAACAAATGCACAGTTCAGGTGTACTATCAGAAAATCCCATTAAACTGGCTGATGTTTTCCTCGACATTGCGGATTATTCTTGGAATATGCATGCGTATGATCAATCTATGGAATATTGTAATAAAGCACTTCCACTTGTGCAAGATGAGGAATATTGGGAGGGAAAAATTCGTGCTTTATTGCTCATGTATCATAATGCACATTTTAGCACCAACGATACAACCTGGAGCCTCTATCTTGATGAAGCGCTGAAACTGGCCGAACAACTCAACGATTCGACCCAATTGAGTAGCGTTTACTATACGATAGGTTATTCGCATTATCGAGAAAATGATCAGGAAAGGGCAATTGAATATTATAAAAAAGCCCGGTCGTTTGAAAAAGAAAAAGGTGGTCCGTCGGATTTAGCAATAGCTATTATGCAGGAATTAAGTTATTCGTTGGCAGACAGTGTTGAAGGGGTAAACAAAACTTCTTCATATATTATCAGAAATGGTTTGCAGAACAATTTGTACAATGTACTGGGAAACGCCTATCGAGGTCGTGCCTGGTACTTTGCCAAAACCGGCAAAAAAGATTCGGCTACCCATTATTTAAATAAAGCTTTTGAACACCGGCAATCGCTTGAGGAAAAGAAAAATGCTTCGCCGGGATTTTATTACGCCCTTTACGAAGTAGCCATGTTGATACCTGATTATAAACTGGCCTTAAAATTTCTGAACTTATCGGAGGCGCAAATAAGGCAAATAAGTATGGAAAACAATGCCCGGGAGTTAGGAGCTGCACGTGCCGATCTTGATTATCAGTTACAATTGGAACGCATTGAACGGCTAAGCGTGGAGAACACTCTGGAACACGAGAAAACCAAAAAACAACAAATCGCTATGTTTTCCATTTTGGCAGTTTCAATGCTTGCTTTTGCTTTTCTGTTATTTATTCGTCAAAATCATAAAAAGTTGAATTCATCGTACAGAGAGTTGGTAAAAAAGAACCAACAGCTGGATAAAATGTATAATCAACTGCAGCAGGCGGAATCGGCGTCAAAAACAAACGGAAATAACCATTCAAACGGAAAATCGATTAAAGATGAAGACTCACTGTACAAAAATCTAAAAATACTGTTTGAGGAAGAAAAAATATACAGAGATCCTAACCTCTCAATCAGGTTGCTGGCCGATAAACTGGAGACGAACACCACTTATCTTTCATTGGTAATTAATCAGCGCTTTGAGGAATCATTTAAATCCATACTTAACAAATACCGGGTTAACGAAGCACGTTTAATTTTAGAAACAAAACAATATGCAAACTTAACTATTGAAGGAATTGCTGAAAAAGTGGGTTACCATTCTCGTTCAACGTTTTACAGTGCATTTAAAGAAATTACCGGCCTTACTCCTACTCAATACCTCAATAACCTGGAAAATTAA
- a CDS encoding ester cyclase, whose amino-acid sequence MKKLNLLLVAVALIGALTANAQSKKEIAEAKKQLNEILAGQKLTEEYLQKFDTLDFVVYSNQEWERLHESHAENILVYYPDGSTTVGLEDHIAALEPMFVFAPNTKINVHPIRFGTGQYTAVTGYIEGTFSEPMPIGDGKFIDPTGKSFKLPMVTIGLWKDGTMYEEHLFWDNMAFMQQIGLAN is encoded by the coding sequence ATGAAAAAATTAAATTTACTTCTTGTAGCAGTAGCACTAATAGGCGCACTAACTGCCAATGCACAGTCGAAAAAAGAAATCGCTGAAGCAAAAAAACAACTCAATGAAATTTTAGCCGGCCAAAAGCTGACTGAAGAGTACCTGCAAAAATTCGACACACTGGATTTTGTGGTTTACAGTAACCAGGAATGGGAAAGATTACACGAAAGTCATGCAGAAAACATTCTTGTTTATTACCCTGATGGAAGCACAACGGTTGGTTTGGAAGACCACATTGCAGCATTAGAACCGATGTTTGTTTTTGCGCCGAACACCAAAATTAACGTTCACCCAATTCGTTTTGGTACCGGACAATACACCGCAGTTACCGGTTATATTGAAGGAACCTTTTCAGAACCAATGCCAATCGGCGACGGGAAATTTATCGATCCAACCGGAAAATCGTTCAAATTACCTATGGTTACCATTGGCCTGTGGAAAGATGGCACAATGTACGAAGAGCACCTGTTCTGGGATAACATGGCATTTATGCAACAAATCGGATTGGCAAACTAA
- a CDS encoding HAMP domain-containing sensor histidine kinase — MAENLSQLNTELTTANTTKDKLFSIIAHDLLNPFNAILGFTDVLNDEYQNMDDENRVEMIKHIHRSSHNAFDLLNSLLHWARSQDKKIEFIPEHLNIADIFASALTEVSSTALKKQITIENKLKNKELSIFFDKNMIMLILRNLLMNALKFSNKESSVYIDAVQSESDTVLFSVKDFGVGMQSDYAAALFNDDMK; from the coding sequence GTGGCTGAAAACCTCTCTCAATTGAATACAGAGCTTACAACAGCTAATACTACAAAAGATAAGCTTTTCTCCATAATTGCACATGATCTATTAAATCCGTTTAATGCAATTTTGGGATTTACAGATGTATTAAATGATGAATATCAAAACATGGATGATGAGAACCGGGTTGAGATGATAAAACATATACACAGGTCGTCGCATAATGCTTTTGATTTGCTTAATAGCTTGTTGCACTGGGCCAGAAGCCAGGATAAAAAAATTGAATTTATACCGGAACATTTAAACATTGCCGACATTTTTGCAAGTGCTTTAACTGAAGTTTCGTCAACGGCTCTAAAAAAGCAGATTACTATTGAAAATAAACTCAAAAATAAGGAGCTGTCAATATTTTTCGATAAGAACATGATCATGCTTATTTTGAGAAACCTGTTGATGAATGCCCTGAAGTTTAGCAACAAAGAAAGTAGTGTTTATATTGATGCTGTTCAATCTGAATCGGATACAGTACTATTCTCAGTAAAAGATTTTGGTGTTGGAATGCAGTCTGATTATGCAGCTGCACTTTTTAATGATGACATGAAATAA
- a CDS encoding acetate--CoA ligase family protein — translation MINEKLLKPNSIVVVGASNNIAKPGGKIIKNLLDHHFSGDLFAINPNESKIQGIPSFPDVAELPEIDLAILAIPAKYCLQTITDLAEQNNTKAFIIISAGFGETNDAGKELEQRIVKVVEEHDACLIGPNCIGVMTPWHASVFTTPIPELTSEGCDFISGSGATAVFIMESGIPKGLRFASVFSVGNSAQIGVEDVLAYLDEHYVEGESPRVKLLYIENINDPDKLLQHATSLIRKGCRIAAIKAGSSSAGSRAASSHTGALTSSDAAVEALFRKAGIVRCYGREELTTVASVFMCKELQGEKLAIITHAGGPGVMLTDALEDGGLKIPEIADSEAKTALLQKLFPGSSVENPIDFLATGTAEQLGHIIDACENDFDVDGMAVIFGSPGLFPIGDVYEVLSEKMKVCKKPIYPILPSIINVKDDVAHFLSHGNVNFPDEVLLGRALTKVMNTPRPVAATESEHRIDPEAVKAVLAKTKNGYQPPELIHELFDLAGIPRVKEMVAKSESEAVLAAMNIGFPVVMKVVGPVHKTEVGGVILNVRNVTQVRKEFHHLFQIEGTEGVLIAQMASGNELFLGATYEETFGHVVLCGMGGIYVEVMKDVASGLAPLTYDEAHSMVTSLKSYKILKGFRKQEGVNIDKYVDIIVRLSWLLRYATEIKEIDINPLLGNEQEILAVDARIRIER, via the coding sequence ATGATTAACGAAAAACTGCTAAAACCCAACAGTATTGTTGTTGTTGGAGCTTCAAATAATATTGCAAAACCCGGAGGGAAGATTATAAAGAACCTTCTGGATCATCATTTTTCCGGCGATCTTTTTGCTATTAATCCCAACGAATCAAAAATTCAGGGAATTCCTTCGTTCCCCGATGTGGCTGAGTTGCCCGAGATTGATTTGGCCATTTTGGCCATTCCTGCAAAATATTGTTTGCAAACAATTACTGATTTAGCCGAGCAAAACAATACCAAAGCTTTTATAATTATTTCGGCAGGTTTTGGAGAAACCAACGATGCCGGAAAAGAATTGGAGCAACGGATTGTAAAGGTTGTTGAGGAGCACGATGCCTGTTTAATCGGGCCAAACTGTATTGGAGTGATGACGCCCTGGCACGCCAGTGTGTTTACAACGCCAATTCCTGAACTGACCTCTGAAGGTTGCGACTTTATCTCAGGATCGGGAGCAACAGCAGTTTTTATTATGGAATCGGGAATCCCGAAAGGCTTGCGTTTTGCCAGTGTTTTTTCGGTTGGTAACAGTGCTCAGATTGGTGTTGAAGATGTGCTGGCTTATCTTGACGAGCATTATGTTGAAGGTGAAAGCCCGCGCGTAAAACTACTTTATATTGAAAATATCAACGATCCGGATAAATTACTGCAACATGCCACTTCCTTAATCCGAAAAGGATGCCGTATTGCTGCCATTAAAGCCGGAAGTTCATCGGCCGGAAGCCGCGCTGCATCGTCGCATACCGGAGCACTTACCAGTTCCGATGCGGCCGTGGAAGCCTTGTTCCGCAAAGCCGGAATTGTGCGTTGCTATGGACGCGAGGAATTAACAACCGTAGCCAGTGTTTTTATGTGTAAAGAATTGCAAGGCGAAAAACTAGCCATAATTACACATGCCGGCGGACCCGGAGTGATGCTTACCGATGCGCTGGAAGATGGCGGACTGAAAATCCCGGAAATTGCCGATTCGGAAGCCAAAACAGCGTTGTTGCAAAAGTTATTTCCCGGATCGTCGGTTGAAAATCCCATTGATTTTTTGGCAACCGGAACAGCTGAACAGCTGGGGCATATTATTGATGCCTGCGAGAATGATTTTGACGTTGACGGAATGGCGGTTATCTTTGGAAGTCCCGGATTATTTCCAATTGGAGACGTATATGAAGTGCTTTCCGAAAAAATGAAAGTTTGCAAAAAACCAATTTATCCCATTTTGCCATCTATTATTAACGTAAAAGACGATGTGGCTCATTTTCTTTCGCACGGAAATGTAAACTTTCCGGATGAGGTGTTGCTTGGCCGCGCCCTTACCAAAGTAATGAATACGCCGAGGCCGGTAGCTGCAACCGAGAGCGAACATAGAATTGATCCGGAAGCAGTGAAAGCGGTACTTGCCAAAACCAAAAATGGTTATCAGCCGCCGGAATTGATTCACGAATTGTTTGATTTGGCCGGTATTCCACGGGTAAAAGAAATGGTTGCTAAATCCGAGTCGGAAGCGGTGCTGGCAGCTATGAATATTGGTTTCCCGGTGGTTATGAAAGTGGTTGGGCCGGTGCATAAAACCGAAGTTGGCGGGGTAATTCTAAACGTTAGAAATGTTACGCAGGTACGCAAAGAGTTTCATCACCTGTTTCAGATTGAAGGCACTGAGGGAGTACTGATTGCGCAAATGGCATCGGGTAACGAGCTGTTTTTGGGAGCTACCTACGAAGAAACATTCGGGCATGTTGTGTTGTGCGGAATGGGTGGAATTTATGTGGAAGTAATGAAAGATGTTGCTTCGGGTCTGGCTCCGTTAACATATGATGAAGCCCACTCGATGGTTACAAGTTTAAAATCTTATAAAATACTGAAAGGTTTCCGTAAGCAGGAAGGTGTAAATATCGATAAGTATGTAGATATTATCGTGCGCCTGTCGTGGTTGCTGCGTTACGCCACCGAAATTAAAGAGATCGACATTAACCCGCTATTGGGCAACGAGCAGGAAATACTTGCCGTTGATGCCCGCATTCGTATCGAACGTTAA
- a CDS encoding c-type cytochrome: MRKNNFVRLFFGALFLALLNFACTTNSRPTAEAAQPAELSAEELVVRGEYLVTIMGCNDCHTPKRMGANGPELIPELLLSGYPGDRPILDLSSEMTQQGFATFYPDLTGSSGPWGMSFAANLTPDATGIGTWTLDQFKKAMKEGKYKGLDGTRALLPPMPVENFKNIEDEDIAAIFAYLKSIKPVKNVVPAAVPPAGM; this comes from the coding sequence ATGAGAAAGAACAACTTTGTCCGGCTGTTTTTTGGAGCCCTGTTTTTAGCCCTGTTGAACTTTGCGTGTACAACAAATTCGAGACCAACGGCCGAGGCGGCTCAACCCGCTGAATTATCGGCAGAAGAACTGGTTGTGCGCGGCGAGTACCTGGTAACTATTATGGGCTGCAACGATTGCCACACGCCAAAACGGATGGGTGCCAATGGGCCCGAGTTAATACCTGAGTTATTGCTCTCAGGTTATCCCGGAGACAGGCCCATACTGGATTTAAGTTCGGAAATGACACAGCAAGGTTTTGCAACTTTTTATCCCGATTTAACAGGCAGTTCAGGACCGTGGGGAATGTCGTTTGCGGCTAACCTTACTCCCGATGCCACAGGTATTGGAACATGGACACTGGACCAGTTTAAAAAGGCGATGAAGGAAGGTAAATATAAAGGATTGGACGGAACCCGGGCTTTATTACCGCCAATGCCTGTTGAGAATTTTAAGAACATAGAAGATGAAGATATTGCAGCTATTTTTGCCTATCTGAAAAGTATAAAGCCGGTGAAAAATGTAGTTCCGGCAGCCGTTCCTCCCGCAGGAATGTAG